One genomic region from Balaenoptera acutorostrata chromosome 1, mBalAcu1.1, whole genome shotgun sequence encodes:
- the ZNF648 gene encoding zinc finger protein 648 translates to MAQVDPQDGQGEASPLCSSDPRMLSMNLEREDEDHGQAGDKGGTGDTGQQAHSRLSSQGTQDTTDLPRQHPFRKKEETFSDSFSAGVLGKKPMAMPGKKASWERDESKITLTQDSPRASTTPSALPRSLSHKGFGQMQPPRYPLPAGNDGDWRANLDAALGVPSNFPGSGRCFCAQKGVDESPDSSFPACVPKAAGSWDPSTQDTHIPDQGSATPANLAAEALAKVRKGFKDQNPAGAGEGGQREACPHKRRRGGRAFQKPPGAKPYACELCGKVYSHRGTLQQHQRVHSGERPYRCPFCDKAYTWSSDHRKHIRTHTGEKPYPCPDCGKAFVRSSDLRKHQRNMHSNDKPFPCAECGLTFNKPLSLLRHHRTHLGEKPFRCPTCDREFAVASRMMEHQRVHSGERPFPCPTCGKCFTKSSNLIEHQTLHTGQRPFKCADCGVAFAQPSRLARHQRIHTGERPFPCAQCGQAFARSSTLKRHQQIHSGKKGFLCAECGRAFRIASELAQHIRVHNGERPYQCEDCGQAFTRSNHLQRHRAKHRSCKKEPIPSSSDE, encoded by the coding sequence ATGGCACAGGTGGACCCCCAGGATGGACAGGGTGAGGCGTCTCCTCTCTGCAGCTCTGACCCCCGGATGCTGAGCATGAACTTGGAGAGGGAGGATGAGGACCATGGACAGGCAGGAGACAAAGGGGGCACTGGTGACACTGGTCAGCAGGCCCATTCAAGGCTCAGCTCCCAAGGGACTCAGGACACAACTGACTTGCCACGGCAGCATCCGTTCCGCAAAAAGGAAGAGACATTCTCTGACTCCTTTAGTGCAGGAGTCCTGGGGAAGAAACCCATGGCAATGCCTGGGAAGAAGGCCAGCTGGGAAAGAGATGAGTCAAAGATCACCCTGACTCAGGACTCCCCCAGAGCAAGCACAACTCCCAGTGCCCTCCCCAGGAGCCTCTCACACAAGGGGTTCGGTCAGATGCAACCTCCTAGGTACCCATTACCTGCTGGCAATGATGGAGACTGGAGGGCAAATCTGGACGCTGCTCTAGGTGTCCCATCCAACTTCCCTGGTTCTGGAAGGTGTTTCTGTGCACAGAAAGGGGTAGACGAGTCCCCAGACAGCTCCTTTCCAGCGTGTGTCCCCAAGGCGGCGGGCAGTTGGGACCCCTCCACGCAGGACACACATATACCAGACCAGGGGTCGGCCACCCCGGCCAACCTGGCAGCGGAGGCGCTGGCCAAAGTGCGGAAGGGCTTTAAGGACCAGAACCCGGCGGGCGCCGGGGAGGGCGGGCAGAGGGAGGCCTGTCCCCACAAGCgccggcggggcgggcgggccTTCCAGAAGCCGCCGGGCGCCAAGCCTTACGCGTGCGAGCTGTGCGGGAAGGTGTACTCCCACCGGGGCACTCTCCAGCAGCACCAACGCGTGCACTCGGGCGAACGGCCCTACCGGTGCCCCTTCTGCGACAAAGCCTACACCTGGTCCTCGGACCACCGCAAGCACATCCGCACGCACACGGGCGAGAAACCCTACCCGTGCCCGGACTGCGGCAAGGCCTTCGTGCGCTCCTCCGACCTGCGCAAACACCAGCGCAACATGCACAGCAACGACAAGCCCTTCCCGTGTGCCGAGTGCGGCCTGACCTTCAACAAGCCGCTGTCGCTGCTGCGCCACCACCGCACGCACCTGGGCGAGAAGCCCTTCCGCTGCCCCACCTGCGACCGGGAGTTCGCCGTGGCCAGTCGGATGATGGAGCACCAACGCGTGCACTCGGGCGAGCggcccttcccctgccccacctgCGGCAAGTGCTTCACCAAATCCTCCAACCTGATCGAACACCAGACGCTGCACACGGGCCAGAGGCCCTTCAAGTGCGCCGACTGCGGCGTGGCCTTCGCGCAGCCCTCGCGCCTCGCGCGCCACCAGCGCATCCACACGGGCGAGAGGCCCTTTCCTTGCGCGCAGTGTGGCCAGGCCTTTGCGCGCTCCTCCACCCTGAAGCGGCACCAACAGATCCACTCCGGGAAGAAGGGCTTCCTCTGCGCCGAGTGCGGCAGGGCTTTCCGCATTGCCTCGGAGCTGGCCCAGCACATTCGGGTGCACAACGGGGAGAGGCCCTACCAGTGTGAGGACTGCGGCCAGGCCTTCACCCGGTCCAACCACCTCCAACGACACAGAGCCAAGCACCGCAGCTGCAAGAAGGAgcccatcccctcctcctccgACGAGTGA